The following are encoded in a window of Leptodactylus fuscus isolate aLepFus1 chromosome 9, aLepFus1.hap2, whole genome shotgun sequence genomic DNA:
- the RHO gene encoding rhodopsin: MNGTEGPNFYVPMSNKTGVVRSPFEYPQYYLAEPWKYSALAAYMFLLILLGFPINFMTLYVTVQHKKLRTPLNYILLNLAFANHFMVLCGFTITMYTSMHGYFVFGQNGCYFEGFFATLGGEIALWSLVVLAIERYMVVCKPVSNFRFGENHAIMGVAFTWIMALACAVPPLLGWSRYIPEGMQCSCGVDYYTLKPEVNNESFVIYMFVVHFLIPLIIIFFCYGRLVCTVKEAAAQQQESATTQKAEKEVTRMVIIMVVFFLICWVPYATVAFFIFTHQGSEFGPVFMTIPAFFAKSSAIYNPVIYIMLNKQFRNCMITTLCCGKNPFGDEDASSAATSKTEASSVSSSQVSPA, from the exons ATGAATGGAACAGAAGGCCCAAATTTTTATGTACCCATGTCCAACAAGACTGGGGTGGTCCGAAGCCCATTTGAATACCCTCAGTATTACCTGGCAGAGCCATGGAAATATTCCGCTTTGGCGGCTTACATGTTCTTGCTCATTCTTCTTGGGTTCCCAATCAACTTCATGACCTTGTATGTGACCGTCCAGCACAAGAAGCTCCGAACACCCTTAAACTATATCCTGTTGAATTTGGCATTTGCCAACCACTTCATGGTCCTGTGTGGATTCACCATCACGATGTACACCTCAATGCACGGATACTTCGTCTTCGGCCAGAATGGATGCTACTTTGAAGGCTTCTTTGCTACCCTTGGTG GTGAAATCGCCCTCTGGTCCTTGGTGGTCTTGGCCATTGAACGATATATGGTCGTCTGTAAGCCAGTGAGCAACTTCAGATTTGGTGAGAACCACGCTATCATGGGTGTAGCCTTCACCTGGATCATGGCCTTGGCCTGTGCTGTCCCTCCACTCCTAGGATGGTCCAG atacATCCCTGAGGGAATGCAGTGCTCATGTGGAGTTGACTATTACACCCTGAAGCCCGAGGTCAACAACGAGTCCTTTGTCATCTACATGTTCGTCGTCCACTTCCTCATCCCCCTGATTATCATTTTCTTCTGTTATGGCCGCCTGGTGTGCACTGTGAAGGAG GCCGCAGCCCAACAGCAAGAGTCAGCCACCACCCAGAAGGCCGAGAAAGAGGTCACCAGAATGGTCATCATCATGGTGGTCTTCTTCCTGATTTGTTGGGTCCCCTATGCCACTGTAGCTTTCTTCATCTTCACCCACCAAGGCTCTGAATTCGGCCCAGTCTTCATGACCATCCCAGCTTTCTTTGCCAAGAGCTCTGCCATCTACAACCCTGTCATCTACATCATGCTCAACAAGCAG TTCCGTAACTGCATGATCACCACCCTGTGCTGCGGCAAGAATCCCTTTGGAGATGAGGATGCCTCCTCTGCTGCCACTTCCAAGACAGAAGCTTCTTCTGTTTCttcaagccaggtgtctcctgcATAA